CTCTTGATCAGGCCGCCGGGGGCCGCCAGGTCAGGCTTGAGTTCCAGGTCGGGCGAGGCCCCGAACGAGGAGAAGCTGCTGATCGCGTTGCCGGTGGGGTTGGGGAAGCTGCTGGTTCCGGCGTTGAAGGTCATGCTCACGCCGCCCGCGATCAGGCTGTCGATCTTGGCCCCGTCGGAAGCCAGGATGGACACGACCGGAATCTCGACCACGTCGTTGTCGCTGGCGAGAGACGGCGCGACGGTGGGGCTGATGAACCCGGCGGTGTTGTTGTAGAGGATGACGGCCTTAGCCCCGGCCTTCTGGGCATTCAGCGCCTTGATGCGGAAGGAGCAGGTGCCGCGCCGGACCAGGACAGCCTTGCCCGCCAGGCTGTTGGGCGCGTAGGGGTCGCAGCCATCGTTGGTGGCCGTGGGGCTGCTCTTGGGTCCCTTGGTGATCGGCAGGGACAGGCCGGTGGGTGCATCGGGGGCACCGGTGGCGGGCATGTAGCCGATCTTGCTGCCGTCGGGGTTGATGGTGAAGTTCGCCAACTCCATCTTGATGTTGTCCACCGACGCGACCGCCATCACGTTCTCGCCCAGGCTGGGCGCACCCGTCGCGTACTGGCCGCTGGTCCCGCTGTTGCCTGCCGAGACGCTCACGACCATACCCTTCTTGACCAGACGGCTGGCGGCCTTGGCGGTGGGGTACTCGGGCCACTGGAAGGACGCGCCGATGCTCATGTTCAGCACCTGCATGCCGTCTTTGTAGGCCATCTCCATCGCCTGGAGCATGATGTCGGACTGGGTGCTGCCCTCACAGCCGAACACCTTGTAGGCACCAAAGGAGACTTCGGGAGCGACACCCTTGAAGCCGGTGGTGGGATCGTTTCCGCCCACGATGCCCGCCACGTGCGTGCCGTGGCCGCCGCAGTCGTCGGGGTTCTCGTCGGGCATGGGGTTGTAGTCGGCCACGCCCTGGGCGTCCTTGGAGCCGAACTTGTCGCCCACGAAGTCGTAGCCCTTGATCACGCGGCCCTTGAAGGCCGGGTGGTCGAGGTCGATACCGGTGTCCATGATGGCGACCTTGACGCCCTTGCCGGTCAGGCCGAGTTCGTTCTGCGCGATGTCGGCACCGGTCATGGTCACGGCCGTGACCATGTCGGGCTGGAGGACGTCGTTCAGGTCACGCTGAACCTTGGGCATGTCGATGCGCTCGACCGGGTAGACGGCCAGCACGCCCGGCACGCGGGTGATCTCGTTGACCTCCGCATCGCTGGCGCTGATGCTGAAGCCGTTGAAAAGTGTGCTGTAGCTGGCGAGTTCCTGGTACTTGATGCCCTGCTGCGCGGCCAGGCTGCGGAAGGCCGCCTGCTGCGCCCCGATGCTCTGGGCACCCAGCGCCGTGGGGTCGCCTTCCAGCTCGACGAACCACTTGCCGGGAACGAGGTCTGCGCCGCGCATCTGGCCGAGGCTGATCGGCTGGCTGGCACCGGGGTTGCTGGCCGTGCTGGGCGTGGTGCTCTGACCGCAGGAGGCCAGGACCAGGGCAACGGTCAGCAGCGGAAGGCTCTTGAGGGGGTTCTTCACGGGAGGACTCCTTTACCGGTGTCTTACCGGCGCATCAGGTCGAGCTGGTAGGTGTTGGTAGCCTTGTCGTCGCTGGCCTGCTCGTCATCGTGGATGTTGAAGCTGGTCACGACCACGTAGTAGGTCCCGTCCTTGGGCACGTTGAAGCGAATCTCAGACTCCAGACCCGCGCCGCTGTCGTCGTCCTTTTCCAGCACGGTCTTGCCATCGGGCATCAGGATCATGACATAGGGGTCGAGAGTGCTGGCGGAGTTCACGCTGACGCTCTTGACGGTCAGCTTGAGCATGTCGCCCGACGCTGCGTTGAATTTGAAGTAGTCGAAGTCGCGCGCCTGTCCGGCAATGGTGCCCTTCTGGGACACGCCGATGGTGAGGGGAGCAGCCATAACCAGGCTGTCGTTCGGCTCATTAGCGTCGGTGATAGCCACAGTCACGGTCGTGCTGGCCTCACCTACATTGCCCTGGTCGTCGTAGGCCCGAACAGTGATGTTGTGAACGCCGTTGTCCGCGTACCCGTAGATCACCCTGACCATATAGGGAGCTTCGTTATCGGTCCCCACCAAGCGGCCGTTGTCGTAGAACTCCACACGCGATACGCTGCGGCCGTTCGTGATCGCCGCGCTGAAGGTCACCTGGCCGCCCAGGGTCAGCGTGGAGGGCAGCGCCGTGAGGCTGACCGCAGGCCCGTTGCCAGCAGCATTCACGGCGACGGTGGTGCTGGCCTCGGTCATGTTCCCGGCTGCGTCGCTCGCCACGACCCGGTAGGTCACGCTGCCCTGGGTGCCCGCCGCAACGGTATCGGTCAGCTCATAGGGGGCGCTGGTGTCCTCACCGAGCTTGGTGTCGCCGCGGTAGAAGGTGACTTTGGTAACCCCGACGTTGTCGCTGGCCGTCGCGACCAGCTTGACGCTGCCGCCAGCGGTAACTGTGGTGGGCGTAGCCGCCAGCGAAATCTTGGGGGCCTCGGTGTCGCCCGAAGGCGCGGCCGGGATGTTTACCGTCAGGGTGCCGGTTGCCGTTCCCCGGTTCCCCGCCGCGTCCACCGCCACAGCCTTGATGGTGTGGGTGCCGTTGTCCGCCGCGGCGTAGCCCTGGCTGACCGTGAAGGGGGCTTCCTTGTCGGTGGCAATCAGTTTGTCGCCGTCGTAGAACTCCACGGCAGTCACGCCGACATTGTCCGTGGCGGTGGCCGTGAAGGTGGCCTGACCGGCGGCCGTCAGTTGCGTGGGGGCCACCGTCAACGCCACCTGGGGAGCCTGGGTGTCCTTGGTCCCACCCGTGTCACCTGAAGGCGTGCCCCCCGTTCCACAGGCAGAGAGCAGCAGGCCGGTCAGCAGGGCGAGAGACAAACTGCGGTGTGCTTTCATGTGAACTCCTTGGATACCGAATGAGGAAGAGCAGTCTGGGAAACGACCCAGAACAACATGACCCGAGGTGACAGGCCGTCCCTCAGACTTTCAGTTTTGCCGTGATGCGTTGGGGCGCATCCTAGCGTCCCCATAAGCAGAGTGCAAGGTTTTCCCATCCCAGGGTCAGCTGTTCCTCATAGACCGAAACTGTTTCCCACGGCAGCACCATCCAGCCTCCCTCATCCCGACCTGCTTTGAGTCCCGGATATTCACGTAGCCTCATGCCCAGGGACGGCCTCCCGCTTGCGAGCAAGTAACGGAGGCTGACCCGCTTGCGACCTCTCGCTGCCAGCCGGTCCTTTTTGCTCTCTGCTCTTTTGCTCTCTGCTCTGCCCCGCAGGCGTCGTGAACGGACCCCACTCCTCAGCTTTGCCAGTCCGCTCGCCCCTCGTCTTGGCTCACCTGAAGTTGGAATCAGGCCAGCACGGCCACCGGACCCAGGGCCACCACCGTCGGGCGAACCAACGGGCAGAGGGCCAGCACGGCCCGCACATCCTGCGGGGTCACGCGGGCGTAGCGGTCCACCAGTTCGGCGGTGCTGAGGGCGCGGCCCAGCGCCAGCCCCTCCATGCCCAGCGCGAAAAGGCGGCCCTGGGGCGTCTCGGCCCGGAGCAGGGTGCCCACGGCCAGCTTGCGGGCGGCGCGGCGAATGGCGGCGTCCGTCAACGCGCCGGGCACGGTTTCCAGCACGGCGCGGTAGGCATCCAGCACCACCTGCGCCCGGTCGGGGTCACAGGAGAAGCCGCCCTCGAAGGTGCCCGCGCCCTGGTAGTCCAGGTGGGCGAGGTCGGCGCTGTCACTCAGCCCGGTATCGAGCAGCGCCCAGTACAGCAACCCGTTCTCGCCGCCCACCAGCTCGGCCAGCACGGTGGCCGCCTCGCGCAGGGGGTGGGTGGCGGGCAGGCCGGGCAGCGCCAGCGCGACCTGCACGCGGGTGAGGTGGTCGCCCGGCACGACCCGGACGGTGCCGGGGGCGGCGGGACGGGCGGGGGCGAGGGGAGCCGGGGCCCGCCGCGCGGCGGGCCAGTCACGCAGTTCCGCCTGTGCCCAGGCCAGCACCGCGTCCGGGTCGAAAGCCCCCACCACCACCAGCGTTACCCGGTCCGCGCCGTAGCGTTCGCGCCAGTTGCGCTCCAGGGCGGCGCGGGTCAGGTGGCCCACCGTTTCGGGGGTTCCCAGCACCGAATGGCCCAGGGGATGCGTGCCCCAGTAGTCGGCGCGCAGTTCGTCGGCCACGCGCACGGCGGGCTGCTCGGCGTACATGGCGATTTCTTCCAGAATCACGCCGCGCTCGGGTTCGATGTCTTCCGGGCGCAGGGCCGGGCGCAGCAGCTCAGTCAGCGTCTCCAGCAGCTCGCCCACCTGTTCGGGGAGGGCGGCGGCGTGGTAGACGGTCGCCTCCTCACTGGTAAAGGCGTTGGCGTGGCCGCCCAGGTCGTCGAGGCGCTCGTTCAGCTCGGCGGCACTCAGCCGGGCCGACCCCTTGAACATCAGGTGTTCGAGAAAGTGCGAGGCCCCCAGCTCCTCCGGGCGTTCGTCGCGCGCGCCCGTCGCCACGAAGTATCCGGCGGCGACCGTCTGTGCTTCCGGGTCGGGTTCCAGCAGCAGGGTCAGGCCGTTCGGGAGGAGGTGCTGGCGCAGCGTTGGCGGGTGCGGGGTCATCCCACCAGCTCCTGCGGGCCGAGGGTCACGCGGGTCACCTGCGCGGCGGGATGGTAGCCGGCCAGGAAGGCGTTCACGTCCTCCAGGGTCAGGGCCGCGAGCTGCGCGCGGAGCTGCGCCACCGGGCGGACGTGCCCGAACACAGCCAGGTCACGGGTGAGGCCACTCGCGCGGGCGCGCAGGCTCTCGGCCCCGAAGACCACGCTGGCGGTCAGGCCGCGGCGGGCGCGTCCGAACTCGGCCCCGGTCAGGCCCTGCGGCAGCCGGGCGAGTTCGGCCAGCAGCACCTCCAGCGTCTCGGGGGCGCGCTCCGGCGTGCTGCCCGCGTAGGCCGTCAGAAAGCCCTGCCCCCCCAGCAGGACGGACGAGGCCATCACGCTGTAGGCCAGGCCGCGTTCCTCCCGCACCGCGTGAAAGAGGCGGCTGGCACTCCCACCTGACAGCGCCGTCAGCGCCACCTGCCAGGCCAGCCAGTCGGGGCCGCGCGGGGAGACCCCCGGAGCCGTGAGACTCAGATGCGTCTGCTCGGCCTCCGGATAGGGAACGTGGGCGCGCAGGCCGGGCCGGAAGAGGGCGGGGACTGTCTCGTCCGCACCAAGGCCCCAGCCCGCGAAGGTCCGTTCCAGCAGCGTGCGCACCTCGGCGGGGTCCGCATCGGCCACCAGCCCCAGCAGGCTGCCGCGGGTGCCGTAGCGGTCGAGGAAGCCGCGCAGGTTCCCCACATCAAGCCGGGCGAGGCCCTCCGGCGTGCCGCTGGCCGGGTGTGCGTAGCCCGCGAAGGGCGAACCCGGTGCGCGGGGAAAGGCCAACCGCCGCGCCTCCGTCGCCAGCAGGTCGGGCGGGCTGTCCTCCAGCCCTTCCAGGTCCTGCCGCGCGAGGTCGGCGAGGATGGGCAGCTCCTCCGAGGGCAGCGCGGGGCGCAGCAGCAGGTCGGCGACCAGCGCCAGCGCCGCCGGGAGGTCCGCCGTCAGGCCGCTGACGCCGAAGCGGGTCGCCTCGGGGCCGACGCCGCCGCCCCGGCGCACGCCCAGGTCGTCGAGCGCGTCCTGAAACTGCCGGGCGTCGCGGCCCCCCGCGCCCTTGTAGAGCCACTCCTCCAGCACGCCCGCCAACCCCTCCAGGCCCACCGGGTCATGGGCGCTGCCCACCGGTACCCGTAGGTCGAGCGCGAACCCCGGCCCCTTGCGGCGCTCGAAGGCGGCGGTGAGTCCCCCCTCCAGAGTCCAGACGTGCGTGGCGGGGGCGGCAGTGAGCGTCACCGGGGGATTGTAGCGCCGCCACGGCGAAAGACCGGGGGCCAGGTCACGGGGACGGTAACTGCCGATACAGAATGAAAATGAGGCCTCGGCATCCAAGGAGCGTGCAAGCTGCCCGGTCGCCCCCTCTCCCCGGCCCTCCGCTGCGCGGCTCGGTGAGTCACCCGCAAGGGGAGAGGGGGCAGCTCAGGAAACTGGAGCAATCAGGAGGATTTTTTGCATCCGGGAGTGGGGAGAGCAAACCTGCCTGTACACCCTTCCGCCACCCCTGTCTTTTCAAACTTTGGAGCCGATACCCACGTCCCACCCTTCAAGCGGGCAGGCCTGGAAGACAAGCCGTTCGGGCCGCCAGGCCCGAGGCCGCCCGGCGGGCCGGGCTTGGCGTGGAGGGGGAAACCGGGGCGGAGCCTGACAACGCCGGAAACGCCCGGAACCTCCCTTGCCCAGCGCAGCGCCGCTCCCCCCTGCCCCCCGGTGGGGGGTAGGGGGGCTGGGGGGGCGGGGGGAAGCTCGCTACAAGATATCCTGCCCCTCAACATCCTTCCCGCCCTACAAGGAGAGCAAAAAACACGTCTCAGCCAAAGAGCTTCCTCCTATCAGCCGTTGCCAGAGGCTACGACCCGTCCGCGAGGCGCAGTTCCGTAGGCGGCGGCGCGTGCAGCGTCAGGCGCTCGCCAGTCAGTGGGTGCGTGAAGGTCAGGCGCTCGGCGTGCAACAGGTAGCCGCCGTCACCCGGCAGCCCCGGCAGGTCAGGTCGGGGGCCGCCACCCGGCGCATACAGCGGGTCCCCGACCAGCGGATGCCCAATGGAGGCGAGGTGAATACGAATCTGGTGGGGCCGCCCGGTATGGATGTCCACCGCGAAAAGCGTCTCCCCTGCCCGGTGGTCCGGCCCCCGCCGCTCCAGCACGCGGGCCAGGCTGGAGGAGGCCTTGCCCGCCGCGCTCGCCGCGAAGACGCTTCCCAGGCGGGGGTGCGGCACCGGACCGATGGGCGTGGTGATGTGGAACTCGTCCTCCGTAGCCCAGCCCGCTGCCAGCGCCCGGTACTGCTTGCCGACCGCGTGGTCCCGCCAGGCCTGCGCCAGCATGGCCGCCGCCCCGGGGGTCCGCGCGAACAGCACCAGCCCGGAGGTGCCCCGGCCCAGGCGATGCAGCGGGCGGGCCTCCGGGAAGTCGGCCCGGACCCGCGTGAGCAGGGTGTGCTCCAGAAAACCGCCGCCCGGCAGGGTGGGCAGGCCCGACGGCTTGGCGACCACCAGCAGCGCCGCGTCCTGATACAGCAGGTCGTAGTGCAGCGGCACGTCCTCCTCCTCCCAGGGGGGGCGGTGCCATTCGAGAACCTGGCCGGGGGTCAGCACTTCCGCGCCGTGGGCGGGCACGCCGTTCAGCACGACCTCGCCGCCTTCCAGCCTGGCCCGCCAGTCGGCGGCGGTGGAATGGGGGTAAAACCGGGTCAGGTAGGCCAGCGTGGTCAGGCCCCGCGCACGGCGGCCCAGTTCCTCGCGGTAGGTGTAGCCGCCGTTGCGGGCCACGCTGCCCCTCTCCTCTCCGGGGCTACGCGACCGGACGCCGCTGGTACAGGTCCACGACGCGGTGCAGGAAGCGCAGGCCCGGCCCCAGGCTGCTGGCCTGCACCCACTCGTCCTCGCGGTGGGCGTTGCCGCCCCGGTACACCCCCAGGGCGATGGCGGGCAGGTGGTAGGGCGCGGCCGCGTTGGCGTCGGTGCTGCTGGAGGCCAGGCGCAGGTCGGTGTGGCCCTCGCGGGCGGCCTCGCGCGCCA
The genomic region above belongs to Deinococcus carri and contains:
- a CDS encoding S8 family serine peptidase, encoding MKNPLKSLPLLTVALVLASCGQSTTPSTASNPGASQPISLGQMRGADLVPGKWFVELEGDPTALGAQSIGAQQAAFRSLAAQQGIKYQELASYSTLFNGFSISASDAEVNEITRVPGVLAVYPVERIDMPKVQRDLNDVLQPDMVTAVTMTGADIAQNELGLTGKGVKVAIMDTGIDLDHPAFKGRVIKGYDFVGDKFGSKDAQGVADYNPMPDENPDDCGGHGTHVAGIVGGNDPTTGFKGVAPEVSFGAYKVFGCEGSTQSDIMLQAMEMAYKDGMQVLNMSIGASFQWPEYPTAKAASRLVKKGMVVSVSAGNSGTSGQYATGAPSLGENVMAVASVDNIKMELANFTINPDGSKIGYMPATGAPDAPTGLSLPITKGPKSSPTATNDGCDPYAPNSLAGKAVLVRRGTCSFRIKALNAQKAGAKAVILYNNTAGFISPTVAPSLASDNDVVEIPVVSILASDGAKIDSLIAGGVSMTFNAGTSSFPNPTGNAISSFSSFGASPDLELKPDLAAPGGLIKSTYPLSKEATGYAVLSGTSMAAPHVAGVAALMLQAYPNIQAKDMRTRLMNTASMRWFLNGATLIKGLPTYVQLQGAGMVNVVNAYNNTVSVTPSKLSLGESDTFATRSKVLVLKNNSARREVFTAYNYPALTIGGTTLAPSPSQKYATMTINGKDADNGTVEVVVPPYGEAELNIVVTPPAGAPDRSQYGGYVYLESASGNSLNVPYSGFKGDYQSIKVLGDVQIGGKVYDFPALGDDVADELYMESDKPTTLPDYTFQKVGNYLDSPYVLAQFSHQSRRVSFELLDANGNLKDTIATYNYWGRNETNIYVDANSDAFDTFRWNGKLSNGSDAPAGQYQLRLRVLKALGDESNPAHTEVYTSQKFTVVR
- a CDS encoding Ig-like domain-containing protein; protein product: MKAHRSLSLALLTGLLLSACGTGGTPSGDTGGTKDTQAPQVALTVAPTQLTAAGQATFTATATDNVGVTAVEFYDGDKLIATDKEAPFTVSQGYAAADNGTHTIKAVAVDAAGNRGTATGTLTVNIPAAPSGDTEAPKISLAATPTTVTAGGSVKLVATASDNVGVTKVTFYRGDTKLGEDTSAPYELTDTVAAGTQGSVTYRVVASDAAGNMTEASTTVAVNAAGNGPAVSLTALPSTLTLGGQVTFSAAITNGRSVSRVEFYDNGRLVGTDNEAPYMVRVIYGYADNGVHNITVRAYDDQGNVGEASTTVTVAITDANEPNDSLVMAAPLTIGVSQKGTIAGQARDFDYFKFNAASGDMLKLTVKSVSVNSASTLDPYVMILMPDGKTVLEKDDDSGAGLESEIRFNVPKDGTYYVVVTSFNIHDDEQASDDKATNTYQLDLMRR
- a CDS encoding pitrilysin family protein; its protein translation is MTPHPPTLRQHLLPNGLTLLLEPDPEAQTVAAGYFVATGARDERPEELGASHFLEHLMFKGSARLSAAELNERLDDLGGHANAFTSEEATVYHAAALPEQVGELLETLTELLRPALRPEDIEPERGVILEEIAMYAEQPAVRVADELRADYWGTHPLGHSVLGTPETVGHLTRAALERNWRERYGADRVTLVVVGAFDPDAVLAWAQAELRDWPAARRAPAPLAPARPAAPGTVRVVPGDHLTRVQVALALPGLPATHPLREAATVLAELVGGENGLLYWALLDTGLSDSADLAHLDYQGAGTFEGGFSCDPDRAQVVLDAYRAVLETVPGALTDAAIRRAARKLAVGTLLRAETPQGRLFALGMEGLALGRALSTAELVDRYARVTPQDVRAVLALCPLVRPTVVALGPVAVLA
- a CDS encoding pitrilysin family protein — translated: MTLTAAPATHVWTLEGGLTAAFERRKGPGFALDLRVPVGSAHDPVGLEGLAGVLEEWLYKGAGGRDARQFQDALDDLGVRRGGGVGPEATRFGVSGLTADLPAALALVADLLLRPALPSEELPILADLARQDLEGLEDSPPDLLATEARRLAFPRAPGSPFAGYAHPASGTPEGLARLDVGNLRGFLDRYGTRGSLLGLVADADPAEVRTLLERTFAGWGLGADETVPALFRPGLRAHVPYPEAEQTHLSLTAPGVSPRGPDWLAWQVALTALSGGSASRLFHAVREERGLAYSVMASSVLLGGQGFLTAYAGSTPERAPETLEVLLAELARLPQGLTGAEFGRARRGLTASVVFGAESLRARASGLTRDLAVFGHVRPVAQLRAQLAALTLEDVNAFLAGYHPAAQVTRVTLGPQELVG
- a CDS encoding RluA family pseudouridine synthase, with product MARNGGYTYREELGRRARGLTTLAYLTRFYPHSTAADWRARLEGGEVVLNGVPAHGAEVLTPGQVLEWHRPPWEEEDVPLHYDLLYQDAALLVVAKPSGLPTLPGGGFLEHTLLTRVRADFPEARPLHRLGRGTSGLVLFARTPGAAAMLAQAWRDHAVGKQYRALAAGWATEDEFHITTPIGPVPHPRLGSVFAASAAGKASSSLARVLERRGPDHRAGETLFAVDIHTGRPHQIRIHLASIGHPLVGDPLYAPGGGPRPDLPGLPGDGGYLLHAERLTFTHPLTGERLTLHAPPPTELRLADGS